DNA from Microvirga ossetica:
CAGCGCGCAACAGGGCCATGCCGACGCCCACCAGACCTGCCTGGCCCATCTTTCCCGCGACGTCGCCTCTGCCGATGAGGCGAGCGCGGATGTCCTGCCCTCCCGCCTCCAGCTGTGGCTGCACCGGGCCTTTGCCCTGGCGGAGGAGGTCGGATCCCTTGCCGCCTCGACCCTCGCTCGCAAGCGCCGGGCCCTGGAGCGAAGTCTGGAGGCGATCCTGGCTGCGCCGACCTCCTGCGATCTGGCCCGTGACATTCAGAGCAAGGTCCGGCGCGCCCGCGATCAGCTTCTGACCTTCGCCCAGTGGCCCGGACTGGTTGATGCGACCAACAACGCCTGCGAACGCGCGCTCAGACCGGCCGTCGTTCAGCGCAAGGTGACCAACGGTTATCGGGCCATGTGGGCTGCCAAGGGCGAGGCGGACATTCGAACGGTCGTCGACACGGCTCGTCTCGGTCCGGGAACCAATGCGTTCAACACAATCCTTCAGACCGTGTCCGTCTGAACCTCAGTGCGAAATAGGGGCGTGGGTAATTACGCGCAGGTTGTCTGGAATTGATATAGAGCTTGTGGTTTCATCATCCGCTTGATTTAGAGCTTCAATATCGAACCAAGGGAGATCCGGATCTATTTCGTTATAGCGTGCAAATGTACCGCGTAAGCCAGTAGCATCCCGAGATATATGATTTAAGATAACGAACTTATGAGCGCTGAGCTTAACTGGTCGCTTTAGGCGAAATGCTGATCTGATGAGTTCGCTATAAGTAGTTGCGCTTTCGTTTGGATTGGAAATATTTAAGCAACCAACCGTAATCAAACGCGGCCGAGCCATCTCCATATGCCCCCTGTAATACTTGCAGCATTGCAAAAATTCTTATTTAGCTTTTTGACGCTGCTAGCCGAATTCATGCTATAGTTGTGAGGACTAGAAAATATCGCGCTCAGATTGTTGTCAATATGCGAATTGTGACAACTGCGGTTTAATTAACAATGATCTGACAGTTCCATTTTCAACACTTAGGTTTTGAGTTCGGAACAAACTGACCCGTGCTTGCCACCCTGCGCGTTTCGCGAGAGATCCTAGCTTAAACCGGCGCATAGATTTATTGACATTCTAGCCCCCACCCAAACCATGTAAACTCCGCAAGGGGGCGCGGAGGAAACCGATGCCTATCTTCCTCGACCGGCATGACCTGAAGGGCCTGAGTGCCGCCGATATCGCCGAGGCGCATCGCCGGGATCTGGAGGTCCAGGGGCAGTATGGGGTGCGGTTCCTGACCTACTGGTTCGACGACACCCGCGGCACGGCCTTCTGCCTCGTCGATGCGCCCGACATCGAGACCGCCATGCGCGTCCACGACGAGGCCCATGGGCAGGTCGCCCGCGACGTGATCGAGGTCGATCTCTCCGCCGTCGAGGCCTTTTTGGGGCGCGTCTCCGATCCGGAGCCGGCGGGCTGCTGCTCCCATGAGCGCGTCGATCCGGCCATGCGCACCATCATGTTCACCGACATCGTCGACTCGACCGCCATGACCGCGCGCCTCGGCGACGTGCGCGCCGTCGAGATGGTGCGGGCGCACGACGCCATGGTCCGCCGGGCCCTCAACGGCCGGGGCGGGCGCGAGGTCAAGCATACGGGGGACGGCATCATGGCCTCCTTCGAGGAGGCCGCTTCAGGGGTCGATTGCGCCCGCGCCATTCAGCAGGCCTTCGAGGCCTTCAACCTCGCAAGCCGCGAGAAGCTGCAGCTGCGCATCGGCCTCGATGCCGGCGAGCCCGTCGCCGACCACAACGACCTGTTCGGCGCCACCGTGCAGATGGCCGCCCGCCTGTGCCAGAGCGCCGAGCCCGACACCATCGTCGTCTCCGCGGCGATCCGCGGCCTCCTGCCCGAACCCTCCCGCCTCACCGGCCTCGGCCGCCGCAGCCTGAAGGGCTTCGCGCAGCCGGTCGACGCCTACGAGGTGCCGTGGAAGTGAGCGCGACGCTCATCGGCGCGTGTCTCGCGTGCGGGAGAGGGAGACCCGCACATGCCATCCCTGCCTCCGCAGCCGACAGGCGAGCGACACTGACGACAAGCGAGCGACACTCCCTCTCCCGTGCGGGAGAGGGCCGGGGTGAGGGCAGGCCGGTGCCGGATGAGGCGCTGAGCGGGACGCACCGCAGGAGAGGGTGGACGCGCTTTGCTTGTGAAAGCCCCACCCCTGCCCCTCTCCCACCCGGGAGAGGGGAATAGCGCCGGTGTCATCCCCGGCGGTCCGCAGGACCGGGAAGGGGATCCAGTCCCACGCTCTACGCTATGGATTCCCGTTCTCTCCGCTGGCCGCGCCATCTCCGGCCGGGAATGACACTGACGGTTCGCCTCACCCTCTCACGTCATCACCGGCCTTGTGCCGGTGATCTCGATTGTTTGGAGCGCGGCGCTTGTCCGCATCGGGATGGCCGGCACGAGGCCGGCCATGACGTGGAGGGGGACGGGAGAGGATGCGCGCGGGCAACGTTGTGTTCTCACTTTGTTCTTGACGGCGGCCATAAGCTCTGCTATATCGTGAGGGTCTCTTCTTCGAGGGGCGCGCTCGCGAGGCGTCGCAGTGTGGAAGCAGACCCGGTCTCGCTGGTTCGCCTCGCACGCGGGCCAGGCGAGTGGCCCAGGCTGTGCGCCGCTGAATAGGGATTGGGTCGAGGCCGCCGCTGACATTGCGGTCACCGCCTCGGGCAGTCGCCGAACCGGCGCCGCCTGTCCGCCGAAACAAACCGGACGCGAAGCGGCCTCCCGGCTCTTCCATCATCACCATGCATCATCGAGCCGGGCCGCCCTTCGCGCCACCCTCGATCTCACCACAGGCTCGCAGCACATCGCTGCGGGCCTACAGGTGCTGGCCTTCGCACAGGAAAGGAAAATGGCTCCTGGGATTCGAGCGGGCGTGTCAGAACCGGGCCGTGAACTGGCCGCGGACGGATTGGCTCCGATTGCGGTCTCCGAACTCGCCGCCATAGCGCAGGCCCAGGGTCGCGAAGGAGGTCATGGCCCAGTCGAGCCCGGTCTCCGCGATCAGGCTGTCGCGAGCGACGGGAGCGCCGATGATCAGGAACGGATCGCCCCCGGCGATGAACTGGTTGACCGTCTCCGGCAGACGATCGCCGAAGGCGTGCCGCCAGCCGAGGAAGGAATAGCCCGTGAGGCGGCCATCGCCCGAGAGATCGCCGGAGAGACGCAGGCCCAGGGTCGAGCTGAGCGTGTCGAAACTGCGCGTCGTGCCGAAAAGCGCCATGGCGCCGGCCTCTTCGACGAAGGAGCCCGAGCCCGTGTGCAGATAGGACAGGTTGGCGATGGGCTCGGCGGTCAGGCTCGCGAACCGCACCGGATAGCCGATCTCCGCGAAGAGGCCGGCGCTGTCGAGGGACAGCGTGCCATGGGCCTTGTCGCGAAAGCCCACGAAGACGGCGCTGCGATCCGCATCGAGCTCATGGCGCGCATAGGTGGCGCCGCCGCGGAGATTGAAGCCGCTGACGGCGCCGGAGCCGTAGAGGGCGGCATGATAGCCGTCGAGGCGGCCCGACGAGAGGCGGCCGGTCGGATCGAACGAGGTCTGGGTATAGGCGCCGGCCATGCCGATCCGCCACGCCGTGTCGAATGCCGTCTCCGCCCCGAGGATGAAGCCTCCGGTGGTCCTGTCGATCAAGGCGGAACCGATCACCGACTGGCCGCTCTGATGCCCCCACGCGCCGAAGCCTTGCCCCCACAGATCGATCGATAGGCTGCGGCGCGGCGGGACTCCTGCCGGAAAGGCCGGGGCCGGCGCATAGGCCAGGGGCTCCGCCGCGGGGGAGGGCGCTCCGACGGTCCGCAGGCGGGTGAGCAACGTACGGTGAATGGTCTCGGCATCCATC
Protein-coding regions in this window:
- a CDS encoding DUF4747 family protein, which gives rise to MEMARPRLITVGCLNISNPNESATTYSELIRSAFRLKRPVKLSAHKFVILNHISRDATGLRGTFARYNEIDPDLPWFDIEALNQADDETTSSISIPDNLRVITHAPISH
- a CDS encoding nickel-binding protein, which gives rise to MPIFLDRHDLKGLSAADIAEAHRRDLEVQGQYGVRFLTYWFDDTRGTAFCLVDAPDIETAMRVHDEAHGQVARDVIEVDLSAVEAFLGRVSDPEPAGCCSHERVDPAMRTIMFTDIVDSTAMTARLGDVRAVEMVRAHDAMVRRALNGRGGREVKHTGDGIMASFEEAASGVDCARAIQQAFEAFNLASREKLQLRIGLDAGEPVADHNDLFGATVQMAARLCQSAEPDTIVVSAAIRGLLPEPSRLTGLGRRSLKGFAQPVDAYEVPWK
- a CDS encoding autotransporter outer membrane beta-barrel domain-containing protein, whose protein sequence is MIGSALIDRTTGGFILGAETAFDTAWRIGMAGAYTQTSFDPTGRLSSGRLDGYHAALYGSGAVSGFNLRGGATYARHELDADRSAVFVGFRDKAHGTLSLDSAGLFAEIGYPVRFASLTAEPIANLSYLHTGSGSFVEEAGAMALFGTTRSFDTLSSTLGLRLSGDLSGDGRLTGYSFLGWRHAFGDRLPETVNQFIAGGDPFLIIGAPVARDSLIAETGLDWAMTSFATLGLRYGGEFGDRNRSQSVRGQFTARF